Within Rhodopirellula islandica, the genomic segment CTGACAGAGGCGACACCGCCTGCCGGACAGTTCGGGAAAGACTGTGCCGATCCTCGAGCATCTTTTCCATTTCAAGGTTGCTGAGCGTCGAGATCGTCGAACTGGTCACGTTGGCTTGCAACGACCCGTCCGGGTTTGCATTGGTGAACAAGAACGCGGTTGGATCTTGGACCTGCATTTCGTACCAAATCCCAACTCCCATCGGTGTGCCTTCTTCGGAGTTGACCATCTGGCTGCGCAAGTAGTGCTGACGCAGCGCCGTGTCGACGACGTACTTCTTCCCAAAGAAAGGGATCAACATCGCCTTGGCACCAAAGTGCACCAAAGGAAATTGCAGCCCAGGCGTTTTGATCTCGCCCAGCACCTTGCCGAACAACGTGAACACCTGCGACTCGCACTCGGCGACGCAGCAATACAAACCAAAGAAGCGGGCGAAACCGAGCAAGATCGGAATCAACATCATCCCGAACACAATGCCGGGAACAAAACCAAGAACATCCATCTTATGCCTTCCCTTCAATCTTCGATTCGGTTTGATAAATACGTTCGGTGCGTTTGAACAACGGCACTCGCAGGTTCCGCAGGTAAGCCTTCAAGCAATCCGATCCGCCCTCTGATTTGATGCTGATCAACGTGCCAGCAAGCTCATGCAAAGGTGCCACCTCGGCTTGCGCGTTGTTGGTCGCGATTTCCACTGCACGAGCACTCATCGTGATCTGCTGCTCCGAATCCGCACGCGCGGTGCTGATGTCGGCGGCAACTTGGTTGCGTGTGCTGTTGATCGCGGACAGAGCCCGGTCGACTTCAGCGGGAGGATCAATTTCAGTGATCAATGCGGCATCGAGTTCAATGCCATACCGCGCCGTCGTCGAACGACACTGCTCTTCCATGTACTGGTTCAACAGCGGCAGGTTTTTCCGCAGATCGTTGATCGAAACGCCTTCGGAAAGCTCCACGGCACTCGATTTTGATTCCAGATCGCCGTCGCCCGTGCCTGCAATCGCTTCGGTTTCGGCAACGGCATCGGCCAACAAGCTCTGCCCCTTGGGATCCACAAAGTTCGCGATCCGCTCACGCAACACCGAGACAAAGTAGCCCATCACATGCTCAAGTGGGCTCTCCACCCCAAACAGATACGGGTAGAGGTTGTTCTCGCTGATCCGGTAGCGAATCTGGCCGTTGACTCCCGTGGTGAGGTTGTCTTTGGTCACGGCTTCGATTGTGCTCTGGGCCTTGGAAGGGTCCCAAGTCAGGTCCACCGTTTGCGTTGCCACGCTGACTTTGTGAACTCGCTGCCATGGCAGTTTGAAGTAGGGCCCACCGGGTCCAATCACCTCGACCTGCGGGTACTCGTAACGTTCACGCTCATCATCGGAGAGAGCTTGACCATCAGAACCTGCCCCCAGGCGTTTCACTGCCCCAAAGGTGGTGACCACCGCTCGTTGATCCGGCCGAACGGTGTACAAACACCCGACCAGAACCTTGAGCACGGCATAAAAGCCGACACCCATCATCAAACCAACCATAAAAAACACGCTGCTACCTCCCAGGGAAATTTCTTGTTCGATCCGACCTCAATGTCACCCGAATTCGGCAGCGTACGCTGCCTGAAACCCTAGCCCGCAATGGAAGCCGAGGAGCTCTCCGCCAAGAATTCATTTGTTTTCCAGGCAGGCTGGACCGAATGTAACGACTGAAAGAGGGTGACGCTGGATGAAGAGGCTGGTTTGCGAGCCAGAGAGGGCGCGGGTTGGTTGATGTTGATGCATTTGCATCGAAGTAGGCCAGGTCATTACCTGGCACCCAGCCGATGCTTTGGAACAAAGCGAGGCGACCAGCAACGCCGCCATCAAGCTCCAAACCTGCCGGCCAATCACAATGCCAGGCGGGGCCTGGCCTACGATTGCAACGATTCAGACTTGGAAATTGAAAAGGTTCAATTGACAATTTTAAATTGTAAAATTGCAAGCAGAGATCCAGCACCGTTGTAGGCCAGGTCATTACCTAGCACCCGACCGATGCTTTGGAACAAAGCGAGGCGACCAGCAACGCCGCCATCAAGCCCCAAACCTGCCAGCCAATCGTGCTGCCAGGCGGGGCCTGGCCTACGATTGCAACGATTCAGACTTGGGAATTGAAAAAGTTCAATTGACAATTTTAAATTGTAAAATTGCAAGCAGAGATCCAGCATCGAAGTAGGCCAGGTCACTACCTGGCACCCAGCCGATGCTTTGGAACAAAGCGAGGCGACCAGCAACGCCGCCATCAAGCCCCAAACCTGCCAGCCAATCACCTTGCCAGGCGGGGCCTGACCTACGGAATTTGGAGAGCGACCTAACGAAGCAACACGGCATCCAGTTGTTTTTCGCACGACGCGACCAACTCGTTGATGATCGCATCGGCGTCGCCGCCGCTGAGTGTCTCCGTTTGGCTTTGCAATTCCATCGAGAACAGCACGCGTTTCTTGTCGGGGCCGTCGACCTTTTCGTTGCGATACGTTTCGCGATAGGTCAAATCCGCCAAACGCTCCTTGGCTGCCTTGCGAACCAGAACCGAAAGCTCGTTCCAACGCACTGACTCAGGCAACACCAAGTTGAGGTCACGCTGAATCGATGGGAATGGGCTGACCGCTTGTTGCTGTGGCACCAATCGCGATTCATTGACCAGCACGTCCGCTGACAACTCCGCTGCCACAACGCGCCCGGTCAACTTCCACTGCTTGACCAACTTGTCATCAACAAATCCCAAGAAGCCCAACTGCAGGGGAGCCTCGCCATCGTCACTGACGAGCGACAACTCGACCGCGCCGCCCTTGGCAAACCCATCGCGATCCACGGGACGGACGGTCAGCTCGCCAGGAATGCCCAGGCGATCGCACAATGTTTCAATCGTGCCCTTGAGCGAGAAGAAGTCTTCCCCGGCGATCAGACCAATGTGATAGGTCTCGTCCGGCAACAACGCACTGTCACTTCCCGCGGGCGCGGGCAAGTAAACGTGAGCGATCTCGAACAAGTCCGCGACCAAACTGGCCGAAGCCCAGTTCGCGGCGCGACTTTGCAACAAGCTTGGGATCAGTGATCGCCGCAACGTGCGAGCACCTTCCAACATCGTCGTGCGAGTCTGCAGGGCAGGCAGTTCGGTCCACGGCGAGACCATCAAATCGAGCTTTTCGGTGACCACACTGGGCGTCATCGCTTCGCTGATTCCGGACGCTGTCAACACGCCACGAATGCGTTCCATCGCGGTGTCAAAACGACGCTTGCTGCTGGGAGCCACCGGAATCGGGGAGTCCTCGGGAATCTTGTCGTAGCCGTGAATCCGCGCGACTTCCTCGATCAAGTCCACCTCACGAGTCAGGTCATGACGCCAGCTTGGCGGGACACATTGCAAGCCATCCGCGAACGCGGAAACCTCACAACCGAGCGAACGCAGGATTTTGTCCAGTTCCGCGGTCTCGATTTCCAAACCCAACAGCGCCGCAACACGCTTGGGACGCAGCAACACGGTCTCACGAGCAGGAATTTCGGGAGCGGTGTCGATGACCCCCGGTGCAACCGATCCGCCGGCGATCTCGGTGATCAACTGGCAGGCCCGGCGACTGGCCCAATCAATCCCGACTGGATCCACGCGACGTTCAAATCGGAACGACGATGGGCTGTGCAACTTCAATCGACGAGCCGTGCGGCGAACCGACAAAGGCACAAACTCGGCGGCTTCCAAGACGATCTCGGTCGTCGCTTCGGTGACTTCCGAGGAAGCTCCACCCATCACGCCACCAACGGCCAATGCCTCGGAGGAATCCGCGATCACGCAAGTCGAATCATTCAGGTCGTAATTGCGGTGATCGATGGCCTCGAGATGCTCCTTGTCTCGGCCGGCGCGAACCACAATCTTGCCATCACTGACTTTCGCCAAATCAAACGCATGCAGTGGCTGGCCGCATTCCATCATCACGTAGTTCGTGACGTCGACGACATTGTTGACCACCCCAATGCCAACGGACTTCAACGATTCCTGCAGCCACTCAGGACTGTCGCCCACCTTCACGCCGCGAATCACGCGAGCGGTGTAGCGAGGGCAGGCTTCGGGCATTTCATTGGCAACCGCGAGCGATTCATCCGCTGCCGCGCCGGACTCTTGGTACTCAATCGCTGGGATCTTGAGTTTCTGCTCCGTCAACGCCGCGATTTCTCGAGCGACACCGAGATGGCCCAGACAATCGCCGCGATTGCTGGTGACCTCCAGATCGATCACGACATCGCCGTCAAC encodes:
- a CDS encoding SPFH domain-containing protein; this encodes MDVLGFVPGIVFGMMLIPILLGFARFFGLYCCVAECESQVFTLFGKVLGEIKTPGLQFPLVHFGAKAMLIPFFGKKYVVDTALRQHYLRSQMVNSEEGTPMGVGIWYEMQVQDPTAFLFTNANPDGSLQANVTSSTISTLSNLEMEKMLEDRHSLSRTVRQAVSPLSEKWGYRLGSVYIRKVAFTDRHMVENITEKVVKRLVQVTSAMKQDGENRVGLIKSETALKVSSKMAEAAAARPSVVGEKLNEIAKRDPEILEAVLQVMEAENLLESGASVSVLPSSANVLIQAN
- a CDS encoding SPFH domain-containing protein, coding for MMGVGFYAVLKVLVGCLYTVRPDQRAVVTTFGAVKRLGAGSDGQALSDDERERYEYPQVEVIGPGGPYFKLPWQRVHKVSVATQTVDLTWDPSKAQSTIEAVTKDNLTTGVNGQIRYRISENNLYPYLFGVESPLEHVMGYFVSVLRERIANFVDPKGQSLLADAVAETEAIAGTGDGDLESKSSAVELSEGVSINDLRKNLPLLNQYMEEQCRSTTARYGIELDAALITEIDPPAEVDRALSAINSTRNQVAADISTARADSEQQITMSARAVEIATNNAQAEVAPLHELAGTLISIKSEGGSDCLKAYLRNLRVPLFKRTERIYQTESKIEGKA
- a CDS encoding DUF1589 domain-containing protein, which codes for MQAEIQHRSRPGHYLAPSRCFGTKRGDQQRRHQAPNLPANHLARRGLTYGIWRAT
- the pheT gene encoding phenylalanine--tRNA ligase subunit beta, translated to MLVSWKWLSRYVDLTLPHDELVDRLSLSGLNHEGSETVDGDVVIDLEVTSNRGDCLGHLGVAREIAALTEQKLKIPAIEYQESGAAADESLAVANEMPEACPRYTARVIRGVKVGDSPEWLQESLKSVGIGVVNNVVDVTNYVMMECGQPLHAFDLAKVSDGKIVVRAGRDKEHLEAIDHRNYDLNDSTCVIADSSEALAVGGVMGGASSEVTEATTEIVLEAAEFVPLSVRRTARRLKLHSPSSFRFERRVDPVGIDWASRRACQLITEIAGGSVAPGVIDTAPEIPARETVLLRPKRVAALLGLEIETAELDKILRSLGCEVSAFADGLQCVPPSWRHDLTREVDLIEEVARIHGYDKIPEDSPIPVAPSSKRRFDTAMERIRGVLTASGISEAMTPSVVTEKLDLMVSPWTELPALQTRTTMLEGARTLRRSLIPSLLQSRAANWASASLVADLFEIAHVYLPAPAGSDSALLPDETYHIGLIAGEDFFSLKGTIETLCDRLGIPGELTVRPVDRDGFAKGGAVELSLVSDDGEAPLQLGFLGFVDDKLVKQWKLTGRVVAAELSADVLVNESRLVPQQQAVSPFPSIQRDLNLVLPESVRWNELSVLVRKAAKERLADLTYRETYRNEKVDGPDKKRVLFSMELQSQTETLSGGDADAIINELVASCEKQLDAVLLR